A genomic stretch from Pyxidicoccus trucidator includes:
- the coaBC gene encoding bifunctional phosphopantothenoylcysteine decarboxylase/phosphopantothenate--cysteine ligase CoaBC has product MDVTALKGRRVVVGVGGGIAAYKACELVRELGRAGAEVRVAMTEAARQFVTPLTFQALSGHPVLTDYFDPAQEGNFGHLDLARWAEAFVVAPATADLLARLRVGMANDAVTTSLLAFRGPVVLAPAMNVAMWDNAMTQENVAALLAHPRFTQVGPGAGLLACGDVGEGRLADVPNIVAAVAARFGAGPLAGKKVLLTAGPTREFLDPVRFISNPSTGKMGLALAHAARGLGAEVTVVLGPVGPVDRGGLTVVDAVSADDMAREVLSRVETVDAFIATAAVSDWRPETRAEQKVKKGPASSLESLRLVRTPDVLAEASRKVSAIAKRPLLVGFAAETERVLEHAREKLERKGLDAIVANDVTAPGAGFGTDTNRVTVLTRAGMQRELQGTKHEVARAILELLLVPRR; this is encoded by the coding sequence ATGGACGTAACGGCACTGAAGGGCCGGCGGGTGGTCGTCGGTGTGGGCGGCGGCATCGCGGCATACAAGGCGTGCGAGCTGGTGCGTGAGCTGGGGCGCGCCGGGGCCGAGGTGCGGGTGGCCATGACGGAGGCCGCGCGGCAGTTCGTCACCCCGCTCACCTTCCAGGCGCTCAGCGGCCACCCGGTGCTCACGGACTACTTCGACCCGGCACAGGAGGGGAACTTCGGTCACCTGGACCTGGCGCGGTGGGCGGAGGCCTTCGTGGTGGCCCCCGCCACGGCGGACCTGCTGGCGCGGCTGCGGGTGGGCATGGCGAACGACGCGGTGACGACGTCACTGCTGGCCTTCCGGGGCCCGGTGGTGCTGGCCCCGGCGATGAACGTGGCGATGTGGGACAACGCGATGACGCAGGAGAACGTGGCGGCGCTGCTGGCGCACCCCCGCTTCACGCAGGTGGGGCCGGGCGCGGGGCTGCTGGCCTGCGGTGACGTGGGCGAGGGGCGGCTCGCGGACGTGCCCAACATCGTCGCGGCGGTGGCGGCGCGCTTCGGAGCGGGGCCGCTGGCTGGCAAGAAGGTGCTGCTGACGGCGGGCCCCACACGAGAGTTCCTGGACCCGGTGCGGTTCATCTCCAATCCGTCCACGGGGAAGATGGGGCTGGCGCTCGCGCATGCGGCGCGGGGGCTGGGAGCCGAGGTCACGGTGGTGCTCGGCCCGGTGGGCCCGGTGGACCGGGGCGGGCTGACGGTGGTGGACGCGGTGAGCGCGGACGACATGGCGCGCGAGGTGCTGTCGCGGGTGGAGACGGTGGACGCCTTCATCGCCACCGCGGCGGTGAGTGACTGGCGGCCGGAGACTCGCGCGGAGCAGAAGGTGAAGAAGGGCCCGGCCTCCTCGCTGGAGTCCCTGCGGCTGGTGCGCACGCCGGACGTGCTGGCGGAGGCGTCGCGCAAGGTCTCCGCGATCGCGAAGCGGCCCCTGCTGGTGGGCTTCGCTGCGGAGACGGAGCGGGTGCTGGAGCATGCGCGGGAGAAACTGGAGCGCAAGGGGCTGGACGCCATCGTCGCCAACGACGTGACGGCCCCTGGCGCGGGCTTCGGCACGGACACCAACCGCGTGACGGTGCTGACGCGCGCGGGCATGCAGCGGGAGCTGCAGGGCACGAAGCACGAGGTGGCGCGCGCCATCCTCGAGCTGTTGCTCGTGCCCCGGCGGTAG